A genome region from Clupea harengus chromosome 7, Ch_v2.0.2, whole genome shotgun sequence includes the following:
- the gatc gene encoding glutamyl-tRNA(Gln) amidotransferase subunit C, mitochondrial: MFSQTIRRNLRHAAFNLRLTNHQHNALVTSGPGRLAQCSFLTVLTPYFSDENYVHNSKVPRAPKWQPAMKTEPSSATEVPSEVVDKLERLALVDFRNQEGIECLEKAIQFADQLRNVNSAAVEPMDSVLYDRSIYLRKDTIHEGECAEELLHLSSHVIDEYFVAPTGNIPLAKHDERATPLEQEK; encoded by the exons ATGTTTTCGCAAACAATTAGGCGAAATTTGCGACATGCTGCATTTAATCTAAGGTTAACCAATCATCAGCACAATGCACTGGTGACTTCTGGACCAGGTCGATTGGCGCAGTGTTCCTTCTTAACAGTTTTAACTCCTTACTTCAGTGACGAGAATTATGTTCACAATTCAAAG GTACCACGGGCGCCTAAATGGCAGCCAGCTATGAAGACTGAACCTTCCTCG GCAACGGAAGTCCCTAGTGAAGTAGTAGACAAACTGGAGAGACTGGCCCTGGTGGACTTCCGTAATCAAGAGGGTATAGAGTGTTTGGAGAAAGCCATCCAATTTGCTGATCAACTTCGCAATGTCAATTCAGCGGCTGTGGAGCCAATGGACTCTGTTTTATATGACCG ATCTATATACCTGCGGAAGGACACCATTCATGAGGGAGAGTGTGCTGAGGAGCTGCTCCATCTGTCTAGTCATGTCATTGATGAGTACTTTGTGGCTCCAACAG GTAACATCCCACTTGCAAAACATGACGAGCGAGCAACCCCACTGGAGCAGGAGAAGTGA
- the tctn2 gene encoding tectonic-2 isoform X2 — protein sequence MAMQLNFWGWLQYAYVFILAILSKGANSSTDNKTLIPHPVYQPLGSCPCDLIADICDLRCCCDMDCSSLANQLFESHCLPGPLGGHVSLVPDYQCSDQTSENTPGWFHFLCVTSPAENNPLLGLYYSGKTEAPKGSSSFQSPKWTLPLSVASYRQGHPIFTATDKYLTIPQRSLLGHCMENAPVVFLENVQTECISFPLSCPPFPTDLAVDIRDGHGGVVPIIITDKLVADLTPFVSWAPNPQNVNTGSESHQVLCENVTLALNYTFYWRRAGLSGITLKRTIGHVHLDPHLSLITKISATFVNGDIAAQPHSGMTGYLVGRPVIGGVVMSPPMVIQRATLKSWHSGEDGLCESADLRPVMFGLNSTSGCMLPVSLENFTECRRLRDAVQTILTSLVTSTLIARNGNPNFYSLADWVNVTSVVQNYSTSLNPGYPGLCEGVPSQLHIIIHCSAGPQTEITAVEIHQKTTTWRLQCEVGTHCQSLNTTQSFPLTSSVTFSEERVPSVPPKTRFQITFTEFDCARNDVCWPELLFPFTKYYTGEPFSQALVKSITLVFLFIIASLLGSPWRQIRQAWSNTAF from the exons ATGGCTATGCAATTGAACTTCTGGGGTTGGCTGCAATATGCTTATGTATTTATTCTCGCTATTCTTTCCAAAGGAGCAAACAGCAGCACTG ACAATAAAACATTGATTCCTCATCCAGTTTACCAGCCTCTGGGTTCCTGTCCGTGTGATCTCATTGCAGACATTTGTGATCTGCGTTGCTGCTGTGATATG GACTGTTCCTCTCTTGCCAACCAGTTGTTTGAGTCCCATTGTCTGCCGGGTCCCTTGGGTGGACATGTCAGTCTTGTCCCGGACTACCAGTGCTCTGATCAAACTTCTGAAAACACACCAGGCTGGTTTCACTTTCTGTGTGTCACCTCGCCAGCAGAAAACAATCCACTGCTGGGACTCTATTATAGTGGGAAAACAGA AGCTCCCAAGGGTTCTTCATCATTTCAAAGTCCAAAGTGGACACTTCCCCTTTCTGTGGCCAGTTATAGACAAGGACACCCCATCTTCACTGCCACAGACAAATATTTGACCATTCCTCAG AGGTCCTTGCTTGGCCACTGTATGGAAAATGCACCTGTGGTTTTCCTGGAAAATGTCCAGACTGAATGCATCAgcttccccctctcctgcccacccTTCCCAACTGATCTGGCAGTGGATATAAGAGACGGCCACGGAG GGGTAGTACCTATCATTATAACTGACAAGTTGGTAGCTGATCTGACTCCCTTTGTGTCATGGGCCCCAAATCCCCAAAATGTGAATACTGGATCTG AATCCCATCAggttttgtgtgagaatgtgaccTTGGCCTTGAATTACACTTTTTATTGGAGAAGAGCAGGCCTTTCTGGCATCACTCTGAAGCGCACCATTGGCCATGTCCATTTGGACCCCCACT TGTCATTGATCACCAAGATCTCTGCAACATTTGTGAATGGAGATATTGCAGCTCAACCTCACTCTGGAATGACAG GTTATCTAGTGGGAAGACCTGTCATTGGTGGTGTTGTGATGTCACCACCCATGGTCATACAGAGAGCCACCTTGAAGTCATGGCATTCAG GTGAAGATGGGCTCTGTGAGTCTGCTGACCTGAGGCCTGTGATGTTTGGGCTCAACTCTACCTCTGGCTGCATGTTACCTGTTAGCCTGGAGAACTTCACTGAATGTAGAAGGCTGAG AGATGCTGTCCAAACCATTTTAACATCATTAGTGACATCTACGCTCATTGCCAGGAATGGAAATCCTAACTTCTACAGCCTGGCTGACTGGGTGAATGTTACCA GTGTTGTACAGAATTACAGCACATCTTTAAACCCTGGCTACCCTggtctgtgtgagggtgtgcccTCGCAACTCCACATTATCATCCACTGCAGTGCTGGACCACAGACAGAGATAACAGCTGTAGAAATCCA tcaaaaaacaacaacatggagGTTACAGTGTGAAGTTGGAACTCACTGCCAGAGTCTGAATACAACTCAGTCttttcctctcacctcctctgtcACCTTCAGTGAAGAAAGGGTGCCCAGTGTTCCTCCCAAAACAAG GTTTCAGATTACCTTTACAGAATTTGATTGTGCCAGGAATGATGTCTGTTGGCCAGAACTGCTATTTCCTTTCACTAAATACTACACAG gTGAGCCTTTTTCACAGGCCTTGGTTAAGAGCATCACTTTAGTATTCCTCTTCATCATTGCTTCTCTGCTGGGATCTCCATGGAGGCAGATCAGGCAGGCATGGAGCAATACAGCATTTTAA
- the tctn2 gene encoding tectonic-2 isoform X1 — protein sequence MAMQLNFWGWLQYAYVFILAILSKGANSSTDNKTLIPHPVYQPLGSCPCDLIADICDLRCCCDMDCSSLANQLFESHCLPGPLGGHVSLVPDYQCSDQTSENTPGWFHFLCVTSPAENNPLLGLYYSGKTEAPKGSSSFQSPKWTLPLSVASYRQGHPIFTATDKYLTIPQRSLLGHCMENAPVVFLENVQTECISFPLSCPPFPTDLAVDIRDGHGGVVPIIITDKLVADLTPFVSWAPNPQNVNTGSAESHQVLCENVTLALNYTFYWRRAGLSGITLKRTIGHVHLDPHLSLITKISATFVNGDIAAQPHSGMTGYLVGRPVIGGVVMSPPMVIQRATLKSWHSGEDGLCESADLRPVMFGLNSTSGCMLPVSLENFTECRRLRDAVQTILTSLVTSTLIARNGNPNFYSLADWVNVTSVVQNYSTSLNPGYPGLCEGVPSQLHIIIHCSAGPQTEITAVEIHQKTTTWRLQCEVGTHCQSLNTTQSFPLTSSVTFSEERVPSVPPKTRFQITFTEFDCARNDVCWPELLFPFTKYYTGEPFSQALVKSITLVFLFIIASLLGSPWRQIRQAWSNTAF from the exons ATGGCTATGCAATTGAACTTCTGGGGTTGGCTGCAATATGCTTATGTATTTATTCTCGCTATTCTTTCCAAAGGAGCAAACAGCAGCACTG ACAATAAAACATTGATTCCTCATCCAGTTTACCAGCCTCTGGGTTCCTGTCCGTGTGATCTCATTGCAGACATTTGTGATCTGCGTTGCTGCTGTGATATG GACTGTTCCTCTCTTGCCAACCAGTTGTTTGAGTCCCATTGTCTGCCGGGTCCCTTGGGTGGACATGTCAGTCTTGTCCCGGACTACCAGTGCTCTGATCAAACTTCTGAAAACACACCAGGCTGGTTTCACTTTCTGTGTGTCACCTCGCCAGCAGAAAACAATCCACTGCTGGGACTCTATTATAGTGGGAAAACAGA AGCTCCCAAGGGTTCTTCATCATTTCAAAGTCCAAAGTGGACACTTCCCCTTTCTGTGGCCAGTTATAGACAAGGACACCCCATCTTCACTGCCACAGACAAATATTTGACCATTCCTCAG AGGTCCTTGCTTGGCCACTGTATGGAAAATGCACCTGTGGTTTTCCTGGAAAATGTCCAGACTGAATGCATCAgcttccccctctcctgcccacccTTCCCAACTGATCTGGCAGTGGATATAAGAGACGGCCACGGAG GGGTAGTACCTATCATTATAACTGACAAGTTGGTAGCTGATCTGACTCCCTTTGTGTCATGGGCCCCAAATCCCCAAAATGTGAATACTGGATCTG CAGAATCCCATCAggttttgtgtgagaatgtgaccTTGGCCTTGAATTACACTTTTTATTGGAGAAGAGCAGGCCTTTCTGGCATCACTCTGAAGCGCACCATTGGCCATGTCCATTTGGACCCCCACT TGTCATTGATCACCAAGATCTCTGCAACATTTGTGAATGGAGATATTGCAGCTCAACCTCACTCTGGAATGACAG GTTATCTAGTGGGAAGACCTGTCATTGGTGGTGTTGTGATGTCACCACCCATGGTCATACAGAGAGCCACCTTGAAGTCATGGCATTCAG GTGAAGATGGGCTCTGTGAGTCTGCTGACCTGAGGCCTGTGATGTTTGGGCTCAACTCTACCTCTGGCTGCATGTTACCTGTTAGCCTGGAGAACTTCACTGAATGTAGAAGGCTGAG AGATGCTGTCCAAACCATTTTAACATCATTAGTGACATCTACGCTCATTGCCAGGAATGGAAATCCTAACTTCTACAGCCTGGCTGACTGGGTGAATGTTACCA GTGTTGTACAGAATTACAGCACATCTTTAAACCCTGGCTACCCTggtctgtgtgagggtgtgcccTCGCAACTCCACATTATCATCCACTGCAGTGCTGGACCACAGACAGAGATAACAGCTGTAGAAATCCA tcaaaaaacaacaacatggagGTTACAGTGTGAAGTTGGAACTCACTGCCAGAGTCTGAATACAACTCAGTCttttcctctcacctcctctgtcACCTTCAGTGAAGAAAGGGTGCCCAGTGTTCCTCCCAAAACAAG GTTTCAGATTACCTTTACAGAATTTGATTGTGCCAGGAATGATGTCTGTTGGCCAGAACTGCTATTTCCTTTCACTAAATACTACACAG gTGAGCCTTTTTCACAGGCCTTGGTTAAGAGCATCACTTTAGTATTCCTCTTCATCATTGCTTCTCTGCTGGGATCTCCATGGAGGCAGATCAGGCAGGCATGGAGCAATACAGCATTTTAA
- the polr3d gene encoding DNA-directed RNA polymerase III subunit RPC4 has protein sequence MAAPNAGDSKTQTVDGAGRGAPRGRRLPASLSPGRLPSMRSRDLTLGGVKKKTFTPNIIGRKVKEEQKADGGQRRDKKDYDKGRQRDGRGRGRGRPEVIQSHSIFEQGPAELMAKRRTAAGFDDARETPNSGPSPIINIKKEKRETEEETKEILRKLEKDNFLDDPHLKNDAKSCPVQLPLAVSGWVFKEEFREDSDEDDKHESTEEHSGNPSTETSPLINIKQEPDLIEVKKQEPSYRPPPLPQPDVLSKLLESWNQPKGVELFFMQLPDSLPGQPPTTDVRQTKTEVPSECGQAVLQKTETPEAEEDGSCNLRDLQEGLVGRVLVRKSGRVQFVLGNVTLDVDLGTSSSFLQELVSVGIEGRSGTMSVLGHIKHKLVCSPDFQALLENKA, from the exons ATGGCTGCACCCAATGCCGGAGATTCTAAGACGCAGACTGTAGATGGGGCTGGAAGGGGTGCTCCGAGGGGGCGAAGGTtgcctgcttctctctcccctggtcGCCTGCCATCCATGCGCTCCAGGGACCTGACGCTGGGAGGGGTGAAAAAG AAAACCTTCACACCTAACATCATTGGACGAAAGGTCAAGGAAGA GCAGAAGGCTGATGGAGGACAAAGACGAGACAAGAAAGACTATGATAAGGGCCGTCAAAGAGACGGGCGTGGTAGAGGCCGTGGGCGTCCAGAAGTGATCCAGTCCCACTCCATCTTTGAGCAAGGCCCTGCGGAGTTGATGGCCAAAAGGAGAA CTGCGGCTGGCTTTGATGACGCTCGAGAAACACCCAACTCTGGCCCAAGTCCCatcatcaacattaaaaaagaaaagagggagactgAGGAAGAGACCAAGGAGATTCTACGCAAGTTGGAGAAAGATAAT TTCCTGGATGACCCCCATCTGAAGAACGATGCAAAGAGCTGTCCTGTGCAACTTCCCCTGGCTGTGTCCGGCTGGGTCTTCAAGGAGGAGTTCAGAGAAGACAGTGATGAGGATGACAAGCATGAGAGTACTGAGGAACATTCTGGAAATCCAAGTACAGAAACTTCACCTCTTATTAATA ttAAGCAGGAGCCAGATCTTATAGAAGTAAAGAAACAGGAGCCCTCTTACAGGCCTCCGCCCCTCCCTCAACCTGATGTGCTCTCAAAGCTTCTGGAGTCCTGGAATCAGCCCAAAGGGGTCGAGTTGTTTTTTATGCAACTTCCTGATTCACTTCCAGGGCAGCCACCAACAACTGATGtcagacaaaccaaaacagaGGTCCCGTCCGAGTGTGGTCAAGCAGTCCTCCAGAAGACAGAAACACCG gaggctgaggaggacgGGAGCTGTAACCTGCGGGACCTGCAGGAGGGTCTGGTGGGGCGTGTGCTGGTCAGGAAGTCCGGTCGGGTGCAGTTTGTTCTTGGGAACGTGACCTTAGATGTGGATCTTGGAACCAGCAGCTCCTTCCTCCAG GAGCTGGTGTCAGTGGGCATTGAGGGCCGGAGTGGAACCATGTCTGTCTTGGGGCACATCAAGCATAAACTCGTCTGTTCCCCTGATTTCCAAGCCCTTCTGGAAAACAAGGCATGA